CCAGTTCGCGGGACATCACCGTCACGCGGGAGTTGGCCGCCACCGTCCGCTGGAGCACGATCGGCGGCTGATTGTCGCGCACCACCGTGATGGTCACCGTCGCGCCCTGGCTGTTCGGGTTGGCCATCACGATGAAGCTCAGCGTGTTGTAGGTGCCGCCGTCCTCACCCTCGGCCAGCGCCCACTTGGTGCCGAGTTCGGAGACGCCTGCCGAGTTGTGTCCCTCGTGCCACTGCCGGCCGGGCCAATACATCGACCGCTCGGCCACGACGGGCAGCGTGGAGGCGATCGAGGCGCTGACGTCGGTGTTCCCGAGGCCGGGGACGTCGTTGACCCGGATGGTCGTCCGGCTTTCGGGCGCGAGTTGGTAGACCTGGGTGATGACGTCGCCCACCGGGCGGAGGTAGCGAATTGTCACCGCGGCCGCCGACAGGTTGGGGTTGGACAGGAGGATGTACTCGGTGAACACCGAGTCGGCGCGCCCTTCGGCGAGGAACCACTGCGTGGATGGGGCCTCGACGCCGGTGGAATCCGTGCCGCCCTTCCACCACTGGCTCTTCGTGCTGAAATACATCGACCGCTCGGCCACGATCGGCGCCGAGGCGTGCACGGTCATCGCGAATGCCTGGCTGCCGAGGCCCGGCACGTTGTTCGTGTAGATGGTCTGCCGGCGGTTTGCGGGCACCACGTAGACGTCGCGCAGTGTCTTGCCGCTGGCCAGGTAGTAGAGGACTTCGACGTTGACATCGGTCGCGTTGCCGTTGGCCAGCAGCAGGTAGGTGTCGAAGCCGTGAGCGTCGCCGTCCGCGAAGTACCACGAGGTCGAAGCCCTGGACACCGCCTTGCCGGTGTGGCCCGCGTTCATCTGCTTCGCGCCGCCCCAGGTCATCGTTCGCTCCACCACGACGCCGCCGCGCTGGGTGGTGACTTCAGCCGACATCGACGTGTTCTCGAGGCCGGGGATCTCGTTCACGCGGATGGTGCGGCGGCTCAGGCCGGGAATCGAGTACTTCTGGATGATCGGCGCGGCGCCCTGGCGGAGGAACTTGACGGTGACTTCGGCGGTGTCGATGCCGGGGTTCGCGATCGCGATGCGCGCCTTGAAGAAGCCGGTGCAGCCTTCGGCGAGGAACCAGGTGTTCGGAAGGGTCGGGTCGGTTCCCGCGGTGAACTCGTCCTGGTTGGTCACGCCGTCGCCATCGTCATCGGCTGCCATGTTCGTGATGCCGAAACGCGCCATCCACGCGCTCTCCGTCTCGCCCGACGGGCTGAGCCGCGGCATGGTGACCGCCACCTCGGCGGACATCGGGCTCGACAGGCCGTCGATGCTCGTCGCCTGCACCGCGAAGTAGTAGGTCTGTCCGGCCATGAGGTCGCTGACCGTCCGGGACGTCACGTTCCCAACCGCCGCGCTGGAGGTGTAGACACCCGACTGGGTGCCCCAGTACACCGTGTAGCCGGCGATGTCCGGTTCGGCGTTCGGATCCCAACTGATGGTCACCGACCCGGCTTCCAATCGGCCGGCCAGCAGAACCAGGAGCGCGAGGAGGATATATGAGCGGGTAGTTTTGAACATGGCGGCTTCGCTTCTCTGGCCGCCATAGGGGCAAGGCTGGTACCGGTGGTGCTGAAGGCGAACACCACGCGAACCAAGGTTGTTTTCCCAATTGTTCCAAGCTGTTCTCCCGGGTGCCAGCAACCGCTCGCGAGTACGCCGTTACGATTTCGTAATCAAGATTGCGGTCTTGTCGGGCCGGCGGATCCGACGATCAGGGGAGCGGCGGTCTGGCCAATCTGGGATGTGGCGTGTACCATGTAACGGTTTTCGGCCCGCTCGATCGCCCCCTGGCGTGGCCGCTGGACTCCTGATCGAACGAATTCATACTCAACGAGACTCGGAGTTGGACTCATGTCATCGGTTGTAACCAGGGTTCCTCTGCTCGATCTTCAGCCGCAGTACCTCCCGATTCGGGACGCGGTGCTGGCGGCCATCACGCGAGTCTGCGACAGTCAGCGGTTCATCATGGGGCCTGAGGTGGAAGGGCTCGAGCGCGAACTGGCGGAGATGCTCGGCGTTCGCGAGGCGATTGGTGTCTCGTCGGGGACCGACGCGTTGCTCGCCGCGATGATGGCGCTCGGCATCGGTGCGGGAGACGAGGTCATTACCAGCACCTATTCGTTCTTCGCGACGGCGGG
This region of Vicinamibacterales bacterium genomic DNA includes:
- a CDS encoding fibronectin type III domain-containing protein, producing the protein MFKTTRSYILLALLVLLAGRLEAGSVTISWDPNAEPDIAGYTVYWGTQSGVYTSSAAVGNVTSRTVSDLMAGQTYYFAVQATSIDGLSSPMSAEVAVTMPRLSPSGETESAWMARFGITNMAADDDGDGVTNQDEFTAGTDPTLPNTWFLAEGCTGFFKARIAIANPGIDTAEVTVKFLRQGAAPIIQKYSIPGLSRRTIRVNEIPGLENTSMSAEVTTQRGGVVVERTMTWGGAKQMNAGHTGKAVSRASTSWYFADGDAHGFDTYLLLANGNATDVNVEVLYYLASGKTLRDVYVVPANRRQTIYTNNVPGLGSQAFAMTVHASAPIVAERSMYFSTKSQWWKGGTDSTGVEAPSTQWFLAEGRADSVFTEYILLSNPNLSAAAVTIRYLRPVGDVITQVYQLAPESRTTIRVNDVPGLGNTDVSASIASTLPVVAERSMYWPGRQWHEGHNSAGVSELGTKWALAEGEDGGTYNTLSFIVMANPNSQGATVTITVVRDNQPPIVLQRTVAANSRVTVMSRELGLASGEMFGAMLESTNAVPIAVERSMYWDSPTVTWIGGTNESGIKLR